Genomic DNA from Klebsiella variicola:
GAGAGTGATTCGCGCCATGACGCCGGTGCATCAGCATGATGCCTCGTGCGGCTGCGGGCACCACGGCGTGGGGCACAACCTGCACGGCGCCGACTGGAAAACACGCCTTGGCGTGGTGCTGGCCATCGGCGCCCGCCCCTGCAGCGGAGCAATCATGATCTTGCTGTTCGCCAACGCGCTGGGGATTGTCAGCTGGGGCATCGCCGCGGTGATGACCATGGCGCTGGGTACCGGACTTTCGATCCTCGCGCTGTCACTGACGGTGCACTATGCCCGCCACCGGGCGGTCAACAGGCTGACGGTGGGGAGTCGTCCGCGGCCCTGGCTGGTGCCGCTGGTGAAGATCCTCGGCGGGCTGGTGCTGATCCTCTTTGCCGCCGGGTTGTTTTTCACCGTGGTGCCGATCAGCGCCAACGGCGACTTTATCGCCGCCGGCTGTTAACGACTTTCCAGCAGGTGCATCAATACCCGTAGCGCCTGATCCAGTTGCAGGCGTTCGCTGTCACTGAGTCCTGCCAGCAGCTGCCGTTCATTATCGACATGCGTTTCCACCGCCTCATCGATCCGCTCACGCCCGACAGGGGTCAGGGCGACCAGCATACTGCGGGCATCCTCCGGGTTCGGCAGGCGGGTAATAAATCCGCGTTTCTCCAGCGCCTTCAGGCGATGAGTCATGGTGCCGGAGGTGATCATCAGCGTGGAGAAGAGCTGGGTCGGCGAAAGAGTGAAAGGGGGGCCGGCGCGGCGCAGCGTCGCCAGCATATCAAACTCCCAGCGCACCAGATCGTGGCGCGTAAAGGCCACTTCCACCTGCGGCTCCAGCAGCATGGCGCATCGTTTCAGGCGGCCTATCGGTCCCATTGGGCTGCAGTCCAGATCCGGTCGCTCCCGCTGCCACTGGGCGAGAATGCGATCCACGGCGTCGATCGCGGGTGATTTGTCCATCAGTGCTCACTTGTCTTGATATCAAGATACTTGTCGGTACATACTTCAGTCACCAATTTAGCTTGAAGTGAAGATAAAATCATGGCTTTTCTCTCACGTAGTCTGATGATCGACTTACTGCTCACCGCGCTGGCGCCCGCTATCTGGGGGACGACCTATATCGTCACCTCCCAGTTCCTTCCTCCCGATCGGCCATTTATCGCTGCGCTGCTGAGGGTGTTGCCGGCAGGCATCGCCCTGCTGATCTGGAGCCGTCGTTTCCCGCAGCGCGGCGAGTGGGCAAAGCTTATCGTTACCGGCATTTTAAATATCGGCGCTTTCCAGGCGCTGCTGTTTATCGCTGCCTATCGCTTACCCGGTGGACTGGCGGCGGTGATTGGCGCGATCCAGCCGCTGCTGGTGATGCTCCTCGCCTGGTGCGTTGATCGGCAGCGCTCGCCCTGGCTGGCGGTGTTCTCCGCCATCGCCGGTATACTCGGTATGGCCATGCTGCTGCTGTCGCCGCACACCGTCCTCGACCCGCTGGGGATCGGCGCGGCGTTTCTCGGCGCGATCAGTATGGCGCTGGGCACCTGGCTCTCCCGCCGCTGGGCGCTCTCCTTGCCGATTGTCGCGTTGACCGGCTGGCAGCTGGCGATTGGGGGAGTGGTGCTGGCCCCGGTGGCGCTGATCGTTGACCCCCCTCTGCATCAGGTGACAGCGCTGCAGGTCGCAGGCTATCTGTGGCTGTGCGTCGCGGGCGCCATGCTGGCCTATGGCCTGTGGTTCCGGGGGATTGGCCGCCTCTCGCCGGTGGCGGTGTCGGCGATGAGTCTGCTGAGCCCGGTGACCGCCGTGGTGCTGGGATGGATTTTCCTTGGACAAAAGATCCAGGGGATGGCGCTGGTGGGGTTGATCGTGGTGCTGGCGAGCGTGCTGTCCATCCAGCGCGCGCTGGCGCGCCAGGCGGTGGGAGCAAAAACGAAAAAAGCCCCATAACGGGGCTCGACATTGCTGCGTGCGGGGTGGGCGGCGGGAGCCAGACCAGCCACCCGCAGGCGGCCTGTCCGGCAGCTCCCTCTGCAACCATTCGCTTATTTAGACAGCTCGGCGGTCATATGGACCTGGTTGCCGGTGTACGCTTCGGTGATGTGGTAGGAAGCGCCTTGTTCTTTCGCAATGGTCGCGATTTTCGCTTCTGCGCTGTCCAGGGTATCTGCTGTCACGCTCACCGGATGCGCGAAGCTAGCAAAAGAAACCAGGGAGAGCATACCGGCAGCGGCGAGTAATTTTACGTTTTTCATGGTGTTTGTCCTTTTAACTTTTATGGTGGAAAGCGTGTTTGCTTTCGATGGACTTATAATAAGCCTGCTAACTATAACGCGCGTTGCAAAAAGTGCGATTTAGATCACATTTTTATGGCGGTTTGATGGCGGAAATATGATCGTTTATC
This window encodes:
- a CDS encoding MarR family winged helix-turn-helix transcriptional regulator, which produces MDKSPAIDAVDRILAQWQRERPDLDCSPMGPIGRLKRCAMLLEPQVEVAFTRHDLVRWEFDMLATLRRAGPPFTLSPTQLFSTLMITSGTMTHRLKALEKRGFITRLPNPEDARSMLVALTPVGRERIDEAVETHVDNERQLLAGLSDSERLQLDQALRVLMHLLESR
- a CDS encoding EamA family transporter, with product MAFLSRSLMIDLLLTALAPAIWGTTYIVTSQFLPPDRPFIAALLRVLPAGIALLIWSRRFPQRGEWAKLIVTGILNIGAFQALLFIAAYRLPGGLAAVIGAIQPLLVMLLAWCVDRQRSPWLAVFSAIAGILGMAMLLLSPHTVLDPLGIGAAFLGAISMALGTWLSRRWALSLPIVALTGWQLAIGGVVLAPVALIVDPPLHQVTALQVAGYLWLCVAGAMLAYGLWFRGIGRLSPVAVSAMSLLSPVTAVVLGWIFLGQKIQGMALVGLIVVLASVLSIQRALARQAVGAKTKKAP
- a CDS encoding DUF1471 domain-containing protein yields the protein MKNVKLLAAAGMLSLVSFASFAHPVSVTADTLDSAEAKIATIAKEQGASYHITEAYTGNQVHMTAELSK